One Spartobacteria bacterium genomic region harbors:
- the sbcD gene encoding exonuclease subunit SbcD, whose translation MKILHTSDWHLGRMLYGHKRYDEFELFLDWLAECVVQESIDVLLVAGDIFDTTVPSHRAQEIYYRFLGKIAFSSCRHVVITAGNHDSPSFLDAPKDILRTLHVHVVGAATELEQEVIPLAGPDGNPEAIICAVPYLRDRDLRTVEAGEGIEEKSSKLIAGLKKHYADVCDMAETQRVQYGNIPLVAMGHLFTAGGKTNDDDGVRELYVGSLAHVGSTIFPETVDYVALGHLHIPQCVDKKEAVRYSGSPIPMGFGEAKQLKSVVIITFNGKHPVIDLKPIPCFQMMEHVKGDMEYLLQRIQALSAQQKSVWLEIEYMGKEIVADLREQMELAVEGSQLEIRRIINKRIVDRVMQRSITEETLDDLNEKEVFIRCLDDHDITEEERPLLMQSYEEILRDMVESDGMES comes from the coding sequence ATGAAGATACTGCATACATCGGACTGGCATCTCGGGCGCATGCTGTACGGACATAAGCGCTATGATGAATTTGAGCTGTTTCTGGACTGGCTGGCCGAGTGTGTGGTTCAGGAATCCATCGATGTGCTGCTGGTTGCGGGCGATATTTTCGATACGACCGTGCCTAGTCATCGTGCTCAGGAAATCTATTATCGTTTTCTGGGTAAGATCGCTTTTTCATCCTGCCGCCATGTGGTTATTACTGCAGGGAACCACGATTCTCCGTCATTTCTCGATGCGCCAAAGGATATTCTACGCACATTGCATGTCCATGTTGTGGGTGCTGCGACGGAATTGGAGCAGGAAGTCATTCCGCTGGCCGGTCCAGACGGGAACCCCGAAGCGATTATTTGTGCCGTGCCTTATTTGCGTGATCGTGATCTTCGGACGGTGGAAGCAGGGGAGGGGATAGAAGAAAAGAGTTCCAAACTCATTGCCGGTTTGAAAAAGCATTATGCCGATGTGTGTGACATGGCAGAAACACAGAGGGTTCAATATGGGAATATTCCGCTGGTAGCCATGGGACATCTGTTTACCGCAGGCGGGAAGACAAATGATGATGACGGGGTGCGCGAATTGTACGTGGGATCACTGGCGCACGTGGGGTCGACTATTTTCCCTGAGACGGTAGACTATGTGGCACTCGGTCATCTGCATATTCCGCAGTGCGTGGATAAAAAGGAAGCGGTTCGCTACTCCGGTTCACCCATTCCCATGGGATTCGGAGAAGCTAAACAGCTGAAAAGCGTCGTCATCATTACTTTTAATGGTAAGCACCCGGTCATTGATCTGAAGCCGATTCCGTGTTTTCAAATGATGGAGCACGTGAAAGGCGATATGGAATATCTATTGCAGCGTATTCAGGCGTTAAGTGCCCAGCAGAAAAGTGTTTGGCTGGAGATTGAATACATGGGAAAAGAGATCGTTGCCGATTTACGTGAACAGATGGAACTGGCCGTTGAAGGCAGTCAGCTGGAAATTCGAAGAATAATAAATAAGCGGATTGTAGATCGCGTCATGCAGCGCAGTATTACCGAGGAAACGCTTGATGATTTGAACGAAAAAGAGGTCTTTATTCGCTGTCTTGACGATCATGATATCACGGAGGAGGAACGCCCTCTGCTCATGCAGTCCTACGAAGAGATATTACGCGATATGGTAGAATCCGACGGGATGGAATCATGA
- a CDS encoding chromosome segregation protein SMC — translation MKILEVRFKNLNSLHGEWCIDFTRPNYVSDGIFAITGPTGAGKSTILDAICLALYGRTPRLKNITQSTNEIMSRRTGECFAEVTFMSQAGVFRCCWSQHRARRNPNGNLVAPLHEIAEIKNGERDGDGVIIEDKKSRIGAVVVEKTGMDFDRFTRSMLLAQGGFSVFLEASSGDRAPILEQITGTEVYSRISVCVHERHRAENEKLDFLRAETDGLVMFSAEEEAAKRAELDEQQAEWKTLSEKKEQRTLDVRWLKEMDSLKQELQVIDAEYVALQSELIGFEPEKQRLLRALQASELDCAYATLISARKQYMADQEQCKQLVSRLPESEKAVAEALSRLVAAEKIMQEAKNAQLLQQECIKQMRRMDQSIDEQSSRLQDQQSEFDRTRLVLLQHEKEGKQAEVNREQAQKKLDDLELYLTAHASDAALVTERSGLDLRLSQLQDFSEKGLANAQQIAKGAHTLASAEKALNQVERDHLRHQKKVEISKIQEDAARTSLKALLGDRLLREYRNEKDCCLREMAFLQKIAGLEEERAKLVDGKPCPLCGAVQHPFASGHVPQIDETERRIASLSQRIDQAEQLEQTIVQQEKTTQIAEAACRLAEKQLAQVQQTLSEEKNAQQRLITEQNDLSRQGQLSQQELLERLAPFGIVVLPQKLHELSTALLQRQQAWQQHSDKKAEWTQLLHTHQIQIQKSHGVIETLAAAHNKNHEMLQKAKAVLDERKAHRKTTYGTKNPDDEEQKSMQLVAASEKQEKVNRRQHALLEQQRNGLQVQIHDIKERITREREDLDVAQMRFSAQCLQRNMADEMDYLAQSLPPEQRNALAQQAKMMDDRVTNLEIRKKDRSGRLIGSSRNCVL, via the coding sequence ATGAAAATACTGGAGGTCCGCTTCAAAAATCTAAATTCATTGCACGGGGAATGGTGCATTGATTTTACCCGTCCGAACTATGTGTCCGACGGCATTTTTGCCATCACCGGCCCCACGGGTGCCGGGAAATCGACTATTCTGGATGCCATCTGCCTGGCTTTGTACGGGCGTACCCCGCGATTAAAAAATATCACCCAGAGTACCAATGAGATTATGTCACGACGGACGGGTGAGTGTTTTGCAGAGGTTACCTTTATGTCGCAGGCAGGGGTGTTTCGGTGTTGCTGGAGTCAGCACCGTGCACGCAGAAATCCAAACGGAAATTTGGTCGCGCCCCTTCATGAAATTGCCGAAATAAAAAACGGGGAACGGGATGGCGACGGGGTGATTATTGAAGATAAAAAAAGTCGGATTGGTGCCGTCGTGGTCGAAAAGACGGGCATGGACTTTGATCGTTTTACACGTTCGATGCTGTTGGCTCAGGGAGGTTTTTCCGTTTTTTTAGAAGCCTCGTCCGGGGATCGTGCACCCATTTTGGAACAGATAACAGGTACGGAAGTATATAGTCGTATTTCAGTATGTGTGCATGAACGGCATCGGGCGGAAAATGAGAAACTGGATTTTCTGCGTGCCGAGACCGATGGACTGGTTATGTTCAGTGCGGAAGAAGAGGCTGCAAAACGGGCAGAATTGGATGAGCAGCAGGCCGAATGGAAAACCTTATCCGAAAAAAAAGAGCAGCGAACCCTTGATGTTCGCTGGTTGAAAGAGATGGACTCCTTGAAACAGGAGTTGCAGGTTATTGATGCGGAGTATGTTGCCTTGCAGTCGGAGTTGATCGGTTTCGAGCCGGAAAAGCAGCGGCTGCTCCGTGCATTGCAGGCCTCGGAATTGGATTGTGCGTATGCGACTCTGATATCCGCCCGAAAACAATACATGGCCGACCAGGAGCAATGTAAGCAGTTGGTTTCTCGTCTGCCTGAATCGGAAAAGGCTGTGGCGGAGGCTTTGTCACGTCTTGTTGCTGCAGAAAAAATCATGCAGGAGGCCAAAAACGCCCAGTTGTTGCAGCAGGAATGTATCAAACAGATGCGCCGGATGGATCAGAGCATTGATGAGCAGTCTAGTCGTTTGCAAGACCAGCAATCGGAATTTGATCGCACCCGACTGGTTCTTCTTCAACATGAAAAAGAGGGAAAACAGGCGGAGGTAAACCGCGAGCAAGCACAAAAAAAGCTTGATGACCTGGAGCTTTATTTGACAGCGCACGCGTCCGATGCCGCGCTGGTCACGGAACGTTCCGGACTTGATTTGCGTCTGTCGCAGCTGCAGGATTTCTCTGAAAAGGGCTTAGCTAATGCGCAGCAGATCGCAAAAGGTGCTCACACCTTGGCTTCGGCTGAAAAAGCACTGAACCAGGTCGAACGCGATCATCTTCGGCACCAAAAAAAGGTAGAAATATCTAAGATACAGGAAGATGCCGCCCGCACATCGCTTAAGGCATTGCTTGGCGATCGCTTGCTGCGGGAATACCGTAACGAAAAGGATTGTTGTTTGCGGGAAATGGCTTTTTTACAGAAGATTGCAGGCTTGGAAGAGGAACGTGCCAAACTGGTGGATGGAAAACCCTGTCCGCTGTGCGGAGCAGTACAGCATCCTTTTGCGTCCGGTCACGTACCGCAAATCGATGAAACAGAGCGGCGGATTGCGTCGCTGAGCCAACGTATTGATCAGGCGGAGCAGTTGGAACAAACCATTGTACAACAGGAAAAAACGACGCAAATAGCAGAGGCGGCGTGCCGGTTGGCCGAAAAACAGCTGGCGCAGGTACAGCAGACGTTATCAGAGGAAAAAAATGCACAGCAGCGACTGATAACGGAGCAGAATGATTTATCAAGGCAGGGCCAGTTGTCGCAGCAGGAGCTGCTGGAACGGCTCGCGCCTTTCGGTATTGTCGTATTGCCGCAAAAGCTGCACGAGTTATCCACCGCATTGCTCCAGCGACAGCAGGCATGGCAGCAGCATTCGGACAAAAAAGCAGAATGGACTCAGCTCCTGCATACACATCAAATCCAGATCCAGAAATCTCACGGTGTCATCGAAACGCTAGCCGCCGCCCACAACAAGAACCACGAGATGCTTCAAAAAGCGAAAGCAGTCCTTGATGAACGGAAAGCCCATCGAAAAACAACCTATGGAACCAAAAATCCCGACGACGAGGAGCAAAAAAGCATGCAGCTGGTTGCCGCATCGGAAAAACAGGAGAAAGTAAATCGCCGGCAACATGCTTTACTGGAACAGCAGCGAAACGGACTCCAAGTACAAATACACGATATAAAAGAGCGCATCACCAGAGAACGAGAGGATTTGGACGTAGCGCAAATGAGGTTTTCCGCCCAGTGCCTTCAGCGAAATATGGCCGATGAAATGGATTATCTTGCGCAGAGTCTTCCGCCGGAACAGCGCAATGCCCTGGCGCAGCAGGCAAAGATGATGGACGATCGGGTTACGAATCTTGAAATCCGCAAAAAAGATCGGAGCGGGCGTCTTATCGGTTCTTCTCGGAATTGCGTACTATAG
- a CDS encoding guanylate kinase encodes MNTDNEGAPVWIIVSAPSGAGKTTLCNRLIAEYPRVHYSVSCTTRLPRRGEQNGTHYHFMDMSGFDARKERDEFLECAEVHGSWYGTLKQTVLEHLRAGRDVLMDIDVQGTEKVREYLRRPDCDPLLIGSYVDVFVAPPSMDILRSRLISRNSDAPEVIERRLAKAQAEMAHRNDYQYLVVNDALDVCYIRFKSIYVAAHYRNGIAANRMVFDSCS; translated from the coding sequence ATGAATACAGACAATGAAGGAGCACCCGTTTGGATAATCGTCTCTGCGCCTTCCGGTGCGGGTAAAACGACCTTGTGCAATCGGCTGATTGCAGAATATCCCCGTGTTCATTATTCCGTTTCGTGTACGACGCGTCTGCCCCGCAGGGGAGAGCAGAATGGAACCCATTACCATTTTATGGATATGTCGGGTTTTGATGCGCGAAAAGAGCGGGACGAGTTTCTCGAATGCGCGGAAGTACACGGATCATGGTATGGAACACTGAAACAGACGGTGCTGGAGCACTTGCGTGCCGGTCGGGATGTGTTGATGGATATCGACGTACAGGGTACCGAAAAAGTCAGGGAATATCTGCGTCGACCAGATTGTGATCCTTTGCTTATCGGTAGCTATGTAGATGTATTTGTTGCACCGCCATCCATGGACATATTGCGCAGTCGACTCATTTCACGTAATTCCGACGCGCCGGAGGTGATCGAACGTCGATTGGCCAAGGCGCAGGCAGAAATGGCTCATCGCAATGATTATCAATACCTTGTGGTGAATGATGCACTGGATGTGTGTTATATTCGCTTTAAGAGCATCTATGTAGCCGCGCATTACCGCAATGGTATCGCAGCAAACAGGATGGTGTTTGATTCATGCAGCTGA
- a CDS encoding LacI family transcriptional regulator: MDIKQLAELAGVSIATVSRVINDKKGVRPDVRERIKALVKEHHYRPNQLARGLVSKRSRVIGLLVPRVLNFYEDFVEAALSTCHSNEYSVMIASAFARFEGEVDNFYLMYEKQVEGIIYYASKVSDKHRAAMKTIGRNIPVVAIDYEPEANITMSCILNDNYSGARMAMEYLIEQGHHRIACIGGPQYHTMGLDRTKAYHDVMREHGLPVESGYLTSGDYDSISGEQCMISILNTSSIPPTAVFSANDQMVYGAVKALSDRNISVPDDISFVGYDDNSLSAFFHPGITTIRQDRYHMGKIAAHILLEEIRNPQAPKQRITLQHELIQRESVRRLEDQTSLTGRTS, translated from the coding sequence ATGGATATCAAACAACTGGCCGAATTGGCAGGCGTCTCCATCGCAACAGTTTCCCGCGTTATCAATGACAAAAAAGGTGTCCGGCCAGATGTCAGAGAGCGCATAAAAGCACTCGTAAAAGAACACCATTACCGACCCAATCAACTGGCACGCGGACTGGTCAGCAAACGCAGCCGCGTTATCGGCCTGCTGGTTCCCCGGGTACTGAATTTCTATGAAGATTTCGTCGAGGCTGCCCTGTCCACCTGCCACAGCAATGAATACTCCGTTATGATTGCAAGCGCATTTGCCCGATTTGAAGGCGAAGTGGACAATTTTTATCTCATGTATGAAAAACAGGTAGAAGGCATCATCTATTACGCATCAAAAGTATCAGACAAACATCGCGCCGCCATGAAAACTATTGGCCGGAACATACCGGTTGTGGCTATCGATTATGAACCCGAAGCCAACATAACTATGAGCTGCATTCTCAACGACAATTATTCTGGCGCACGAATGGCCATGGAGTATCTTATTGAACAGGGACATCACCGAATTGCCTGCATTGGCGGACCGCAATATCACACCATGGGACTGGATCGGACAAAGGCCTACCATGACGTCATGCGCGAACATGGACTACCCGTGGAATCAGGATATCTCACCTCCGGGGATTACGACAGCATTTCCGGTGAACAATGCATGATATCCATTTTAAACACATCGAGCATCCCGCCCACCGCTGTTTTTTCCGCCAACGACCAGATGGTCTATGGCGCAGTCAAAGCACTCAGTGACCGAAATATATCTGTGCCCGACGACATCTCCTTTGTGGGATACGATGACAACTCGTTATCCGCCTTTTTCCACCCCGGCATCACCACCATTCGACAAGATCGTTACCACATGGGAAAAATAGCCGCCCATATTCTTCTAGAAGAAATCAGAAATCCCCAAGCCCCGAAACAGCGCATTACACTGCAACACGAGCTGATCCAGCGCGAGAGCGTACGCCGTCTAGAGGATCAGACGTCCCTGACCGGGAGAACATCATAA
- a CDS encoding dihydroneopterin aldolase, with the protein MSTGASTVKEKPMDKLFINDIDVMCIIGVEDWEREEKRPLRLQVELECTLHPGCATDQLDGTLNYDELYHRIRAKLETSSFHLIEAMGDQVAMLCLEYERVSTARITVEKPRFLTGCRSVAIMVERYK; encoded by the coding sequence ATGTCGACGGGGGCCAGCACTGTGAAGGAAAAGCCAATGGATAAATTATTTATTAATGACATAGACGTGATGTGCATCATCGGCGTGGAAGATTGGGAGCGGGAGGAAAAACGGCCGTTGCGACTGCAAGTGGAGCTGGAATGTACTCTGCATCCCGGCTGTGCCACGGATCAACTGGATGGAACACTGAATTATGACGAGTTATACCATCGTATTCGTGCAAAACTGGAAACCAGTTCTTTTCATCTTATTGAGGCTATGGGTGATCAGGTGGCTATGCTGTGCCTGGAATATGAACGCGTATCCACGGCACGGATCACGGTGGAAAAGCCGCGGTTTCTTACGGGATGCCGTTCCGTTGCGATCATGGTCGAACGGTATAAATGA
- a CDS encoding SDR family oxidoreductase: MQLKGCYALVTGGGQRLGAAFACHLARQGVHTLIHCHRSVQSAEKTAAQCREYGVSSYVLQADLMQSDAVEELMTQAMAVAGRIDILLCNAATFHADRIQTLQANQMLEQWQVNFMAPMLCTKAFARDQRCGKIIYLLDQRITRTDRQHVSYAISKKLLAEMVTLSAIELAPGITVNGIAPGPVWPPARKMHEAVREFAGFIPLEKRPTVAQLLMALDYLMQNDAVTGQILYVDGGQHCEGKANG; this comes from the coding sequence ATGCAGCTGAAAGGTTGCTATGCACTGGTTACGGGTGGAGGGCAGCGGCTTGGTGCCGCATTTGCCTGCCATCTGGCACGGCAGGGGGTTCATACACTGATTCATTGTCATCGTTCGGTGCAATCTGCTGAAAAAACCGCTGCCCAGTGCCGAGAATACGGGGTGAGCAGTTATGTTCTTCAGGCAGACCTAATGCAAAGTGATGCGGTGGAAGAGTTGATGACGCAAGCCATGGCGGTTGCAGGTCGTATTGATATCCTCCTGTGTAATGCCGCCACATTTCACGCCGATCGCATCCAAACCCTGCAGGCCAACCAAATGCTGGAACAGTGGCAGGTGAATTTCATGGCCCCTATGTTGTGCACCAAGGCCTTTGCACGTGACCAACGTTGCGGGAAAATTATTTATCTTTTGGACCAGCGAATCACCCGCACTGACCGGCAACATGTCAGTTATGCGATTAGCAAAAAACTATTGGCGGAAATGGTGACTTTATCTGCCATAGAACTGGCCCCGGGCATCACTGTAAACGGCATAGCACCTGGACCGGTGTGGCCCCCGGCACGTAAGATGCATGAGGCCGTGCGTGAATTTGCAGGATTCATTCCGCTGGAAAAACGGCCGACGGTTGCTCAGCTGCTGATGGCACTGGATTATCTTATGCAGAATGATGCGGTGACGGGGCAGATTCTTTATGTCGACGGGGGCCAGCACTGTGAAGGAAAAGCCAATGGATAA